From Permianibacter aggregans, a single genomic window includes:
- a CDS encoding squalene/phytoene synthase family protein — translation MSAFEFCQQDVAPRFSDWAFASASMSATQQAELFGVLSCAQRVADIPHRASEMQVATAQISWWQQQLAAVAEQDTQQPYKNLAATEITIHPSLVAMQSLLQREPQALSWLTQLLEHTNEDLQFAGFQQESELTHFWQHRHRPLWSLKLAVFRQPFAESWLPLAALAEWVQVLKRWPTLMADGVVYLPESWLAEQQLTISDLVEKKAPNALPTLLANISARIRSQANTALSSLSPETRTQTQPLLRWLHLQNAWLKATERAGFPLYDYRLELGSLQKRFVVWRAARASF, via the coding sequence ATGTCAGCATTTGAATTTTGTCAGCAGGACGTCGCCCCGCGCTTCAGCGACTGGGCGTTTGCCAGTGCATCAATGAGCGCTACTCAGCAAGCCGAGTTGTTCGGTGTACTGAGTTGTGCCCAGCGCGTCGCCGATATTCCGCACCGGGCCAGCGAAATGCAGGTGGCAACAGCTCAGATCAGCTGGTGGCAACAACAATTGGCAGCGGTTGCTGAACAGGATACTCAGCAGCCCTACAAGAATCTCGCCGCCACCGAAATCACCATTCATCCGAGCCTGGTCGCGATGCAATCCCTGTTGCAGCGCGAACCGCAAGCGCTGAGCTGGCTGACACAGTTGCTGGAGCACACCAACGAAGATTTGCAGTTCGCCGGTTTTCAGCAGGAAAGCGAGTTGACGCATTTTTGGCAGCATCGACACCGGCCGCTCTGGTCCTTGAAGCTGGCCGTTTTCCGGCAACCGTTTGCCGAGTCATGGTTGCCACTTGCCGCGTTAGCGGAGTGGGTGCAGGTGTTAAAACGATGGCCAACACTGATGGCCGATGGCGTCGTGTATTTACCGGAAAGCTGGCTGGCTGAGCAGCAGCTCACAATCAGCGATCTGGTCGAGAAAAAAGCGCCGAATGCGCTACCGACTCTACTCGCCAACATCAGCGCCAGAATACGTAGCCAAGCCAACACGGCGCTGAGTTCATTGTCGCCGGAGACCCGCACACAAACCCAGCCTTTGCTGCGTTGGCTACACTTGCAGAACGCATGGCTGAAAGCCACCGAGCGCGCCGGTTTTCCGCTGTACGATTACCGCCTTGAGCTCGGCAGCCTGCAAAAACGTTTCGTTGTTTGGCGCGCCGCGCGCGCATCGTTCTGA
- the gyrA gene encoding DNA gyrase subunit A, which produces MTDLAKEIVAISIEDELRTSYLDYAMSVIVGRALPDVRDGLKPVHRRVLYAMNVLGNDYNKAYKKSARVVGDVIGKYHPHGDSAVYDTIVRMAQPFSMRYVLVDGQGNFGSVDGDAAAAMRYTEVRMAKLSHEMLADLDKETVDFVDNYDGSESEPSVLPTRVPNLLVNGSSGIAVGMATNIPPHNLTEVVNGVLALMNDPDISVDDLMEHIPAPDFPTAGIICGRSGIVQGYRTGRGRCVIRARHHYEEEGQKTAIIVTELPYQVNKARLIEKIAELVKEKKLEGISGLRDESDKDGMRVVIELKRGEMPDVVLNNLFSQTQMQTSFGINMVALVDGQPRTLNLKQVLEEFIKHRREVVTRRTVYELRKAREKAHVLEGLAVAIANIDEVIELIKASPTPAEAKERLIAKEWKPGAVMAMLERAGAQASRPEDLDAAFGLIDGVYHLSAAQAQAILELRLHKLTGLEHDKLLDEYKDLLNAIEGFLLILASNERLMEVIREELEAIVKEYGDKRRTEISAIAEDIDIEDLIADEPVVVTLSFEGYVKYQPLSTYEAQRRGGRGKSATDLKDEDYVRKLIVCKTLDYLLCFSNRGRMYWLKAYQLPEAGRGARGRPIVNLLPLQEGERITSLLAVREFDKEKQVFMATQRGVVKRTSLENFSRPRSAGLIAVDLRDDDVLVGVDITSGNDDVMLFSDSGRVVRFKETEVREMGRLARGVRGMRIADDENIISLIVAHEGTDILTITENGYGKRTALEHYPVKGRGIRGVISIKVSERNGKVVSAISVEPTDHFMMISDRGTLVRTRVSEVRVMGRNTQGVRLMRMLENEQIVGLEGIAPEQGDEEDLVKLNVVDDGEE; this is translated from the coding sequence ATGACCGATTTAGCCAAAGAGATTGTTGCGATCAGCATCGAAGATGAGCTGCGCACGTCATATCTTGACTATGCCATGAGCGTCATTGTCGGCCGTGCGTTGCCGGACGTTCGTGACGGTTTGAAGCCTGTGCACCGCCGCGTGCTGTACGCGATGAATGTGCTCGGTAATGACTACAACAAAGCCTATAAAAAATCCGCTCGTGTCGTCGGTGACGTCATTGGTAAATACCACCCGCATGGCGACTCCGCCGTGTACGACACCATCGTCCGTATGGCCCAGCCGTTCTCGATGCGTTATGTGCTGGTTGACGGTCAAGGCAACTTCGGTTCGGTCGATGGCGATGCGGCCGCGGCGATGCGTTACACCGAAGTGCGCATGGCCAAGCTTTCCCACGAAATGCTGGCCGATTTGGACAAGGAAACGGTCGATTTCGTCGACAACTACGACGGTAGCGAATCAGAGCCTTCCGTATTGCCGACACGCGTTCCGAACCTGCTGGTCAATGGCTCGTCCGGTATCGCGGTCGGCATGGCGACCAACATTCCGCCGCATAACTTGACTGAAGTGGTCAACGGCGTGCTGGCGTTGATGAACGACCCGGATATTTCCGTCGACGATTTGATGGAACACATTCCGGCGCCGGATTTCCCGACCGCCGGCATTATCTGCGGCCGCTCCGGCATTGTGCAGGGCTACCGCACTGGTCGCGGTCGCTGCGTCATTCGCGCCCGTCATCATTACGAAGAAGAAGGGCAGAAGACCGCGATTATCGTTACCGAGCTGCCGTATCAGGTAAACAAAGCGCGCTTGATTGAGAAAATCGCCGAGCTCGTCAAAGAGAAAAAACTCGAAGGCATCAGCGGTCTGCGTGATGAATCCGACAAGGACGGCATGCGCGTTGTTATCGAGCTGAAACGCGGCGAAATGCCGGACGTCGTGCTCAATAACCTGTTCTCGCAAACTCAGATGCAGACTTCGTTCGGCATCAACATGGTCGCGCTGGTCGATGGCCAGCCGCGCACACTGAACCTGAAACAGGTGCTGGAAGAATTCATCAAGCACCGCCGCGAAGTGGTCACTCGTCGTACTGTTTATGAGCTGCGTAAAGCGCGTGAAAAAGCCCATGTGTTGGAAGGCTTGGCGGTGGCGATTGCCAACATCGACGAAGTCATCGAGCTGATCAAAGCTTCGCCGACGCCGGCCGAAGCGAAAGAACGTTTGATTGCCAAAGAATGGAAGCCTGGCGCCGTTATGGCGATGTTGGAGCGCGCCGGTGCGCAAGCTTCCCGTCCGGAAGATCTGGATGCGGCGTTTGGTCTGATTGACGGTGTCTATCATCTGTCGGCCGCGCAAGCACAAGCTATTCTGGAATTGCGCCTGCACAAACTGACCGGCCTTGAACACGACAAACTGCTCGACGAATACAAAGATCTGCTGAATGCCATCGAGGGCTTCCTGTTGATCCTGGCCAGCAACGAGCGTTTGATGGAAGTCATCCGCGAAGAGTTGGAAGCGATTGTCAAAGAATATGGCGACAAGCGCCGCACTGAAATTTCCGCCATTGCCGAAGACATCGATATCGAAGATTTGATTGCCGATGAACCGGTGGTCGTGACGCTGTCATTCGAAGGCTATGTCAAATATCAGCCGCTCAGCACTTACGAAGCCCAGCGTCGCGGCGGTCGCGGAAAATCCGCTACCGATTTAAAAGACGAAGATTACGTGCGCAAGCTGATTGTCTGTAAAACCTTGGACTATCTGCTCTGTTTCTCGAACCGTGGTCGCATGTACTGGCTGAAAGCCTATCAATTGCCGGAAGCCGGCCGCGGTGCTCGCGGTCGTCCTATCGTCAACCTGCTGCCATTGCAGGAAGGCGAGCGCATCACCAGCTTGCTGGCCGTGCGCGAGTTCGACAAAGAAAAACAAGTGTTCATGGCAACCCAACGCGGCGTCGTCAAACGCACCTCGCTCGAAAACTTCTCACGTCCGCGCAGTGCTGGTTTGATCGCTGTCGATTTGCGTGACGACGACGTGCTGGTCGGTGTGGATATCACCTCCGGTAATGACGATGTCATGCTGTTCTCCGACAGCGGCCGCGTAGTGCGCTTCAAAGAAACCGAAGTACGCGAAATGGGCCGATTGGCGCGCGGCGTACGCGGTATGCGCATAGCCGACGACGAGAACATCATTTCCTTGATCGTCGCCCACGAAGGCACTGACATCCTGACCATCACCGAAAACGGTTACGGCAAGCGCACAGCGTTGGAGCATTATCCGGTCAAAGGCCGAGGAATTCGTGGTGTTATCTCGATTAAAGTCAGCGAACGGAATGGCAAAGTCGTCAGCGCCATATCAGTTGAGCCAACTGACCACTTTATGATGATTTCCGACCGCGGCACACTGGTCCGCACCCGCGTCTCCGAAGTCCGAGTCATGGGGCGTAACACCCAAGGTGTGCGTCTGATGCGTATGCTGGAGAATGAACAGATCGTCGGCCTCGAGGGCATTGCGCCGGAGCAGGGTGATGAGGAAGATTTGGTCAAGCTTAATGTAGTTGATGATGGCGAGGAATAA
- the ubiG gene encoding bifunctional 2-polyprenyl-6-hydroxyphenol methylase/3-demethylubiquinol 3-O-methyltransferase UbiG, with the protein MSNVDPAEIAKFEALASRWWDRNSEFKPLHEINPLRLGFIIDKVGTLTGKRVVDVGCGGGILADAMAGEGASVTGIDMGEAPLAVAKLHQMESGRHVDYRKMTVEQLAEEQPGSFDVVTCMEMIEHVPDPASVIAACAKLVKPDGHLFFSTINRNPKSFLFAIVGAEYVLNLLPKGTHEYDKFVRPSELEQWAREAGLKLKAMTGMHYNPLTSRYWLAPGVDVNYLAYAQVDRH; encoded by the coding sequence ATGAGCAACGTTGATCCAGCCGAAATCGCCAAATTCGAAGCGCTGGCTTCGCGCTGGTGGGATCGCAACAGCGAATTCAAACCGCTGCATGAAATCAATCCGCTGCGACTCGGCTTCATCATCGACAAGGTTGGCACGCTGACCGGCAAACGTGTCGTCGATGTCGGCTGCGGCGGTGGCATTCTGGCCGACGCCATGGCCGGCGAAGGTGCCAGTGTCACCGGTATCGACATGGGCGAAGCGCCCTTGGCCGTCGCCAAGCTGCATCAGATGGAGTCCGGCCGCCATGTCGATTATCGGAAAATGACCGTCGAGCAATTGGCTGAAGAACAGCCCGGCTCATTCGACGTCGTCACCTGCATGGAAATGATCGAGCATGTGCCGGACCCGGCTTCGGTCATTGCTGCCTGCGCGAAACTCGTCAAACCTGATGGCCATTTGTTTTTCTCAACGATCAATCGCAATCCGAAATCCTTTTTGTTTGCGATCGTCGGTGCCGAATACGTACTGAATTTGTTGCCGAAAGGCACGCATGAATACGACAAGTTTGTGCGCCCTTCCGAGCTCGAACAATGGGCGCGCGAAGCCGGATTAAAACTGAAAGCAATGACCGGCATGCACTACAACCCATTGACCAGTCGTTACTGGTTGGCACCCGGTGTTGATGTCAATTATCTAGCCTACGCCCAGGTGGATCGGCATTGA
- a CDS encoding TRZ/ATZ family hydrolase: MAEAELLLSARWLLPIAPENRVIDDGAIAIANGRITAIGQRQELLAQFPNAKHQHLAEHVLMPGLVNAHGHAAMTLLRGCGEDMPLMDWLNNRIWPLERSLVSPEFVQDGSLLACAEQIRGGITAFADNYFYPERIAKLIQQTGMRALLACPVLDFPMPGCADPKEAIAKTLKLHDDCRALPLVNVAFGPHAPYTVSDEWLTQISTYAEELGLLVHMHMHESAAEIEGSMQQYGMRPLQRLENLGALGPHFVAVHSVHINDDDLLILKRNNVQVVHCPESNLKLASGFAPVAKFLEHGIPVALGTDGAASNNDLDLFGELRSAAFIGKALAGSPTAMPAETMLQMATLGGAKALALEQEIGSLEIGKSADVIAVDLSNLNLRPIYNPIYTLVYGAHRDDVSDVWVAGQALLRNRDHLTIDTKALKTRIQQWQNRIMETLNEQR; this comes from the coding sequence ATGGCCGAAGCCGAATTGCTGCTCAGTGCCCGCTGGCTGTTGCCGATTGCACCAGAGAATCGGGTGATTGACGATGGCGCCATCGCTATCGCCAACGGCCGCATTACCGCCATCGGTCAGCGCCAGGAACTGCTGGCGCAGTTTCCGAACGCCAAACATCAGCACCTCGCTGAACACGTCTTGATGCCGGGATTGGTCAACGCCCACGGCCACGCGGCGATGACGCTGCTGCGCGGTTGCGGCGAAGACATGCCGCTGATGGACTGGCTGAATAATCGAATTTGGCCGCTGGAGCGCTCGCTGGTTTCACCGGAATTCGTTCAGGATGGCTCTTTACTCGCCTGCGCCGAACAAATTCGTGGCGGTATCACCGCCTTTGCCGACAACTACTTCTACCCGGAACGCATCGCCAAGCTGATTCAGCAAACCGGCATGCGCGCCCTGCTCGCTTGCCCGGTGCTCGATTTTCCAATGCCGGGCTGCGCCGATCCGAAAGAGGCGATCGCCAAAACCCTTAAACTCCACGACGACTGCCGGGCATTGCCGCTGGTCAATGTCGCGTTTGGCCCGCACGCGCCTTACACCGTAAGCGATGAATGGCTGACGCAGATCAGCACCTACGCCGAAGAGCTCGGCCTGCTGGTGCACATGCACATGCACGAAAGCGCTGCCGAAATTGAAGGCTCGATGCAGCAATACGGTATGCGACCTTTGCAGCGGTTGGAAAACCTGGGTGCACTCGGTCCGCATTTTGTCGCCGTGCATAGTGTGCATATCAATGATGATGATTTATTGATTCTGAAACGCAACAATGTTCAGGTTGTGCATTGCCCGGAATCGAACCTGAAACTGGCCAGCGGCTTTGCTCCGGTGGCAAAATTTTTGGAACACGGCATTCCGGTGGCACTCGGCACCGATGGCGCTGCCAGCAACAATGATTTGGATTTGTTCGGTGAACTGCGCAGCGCCGCCTTTATCGGCAAAGCACTGGCTGGCAGCCCGACCGCCATGCCGGCCGAAACGATGCTGCAAATGGCGACACTGGGTGGCGCTAAAGCGCTGGCTCTTGAACAAGAAATCGGCTCGCTGGAAATCGGCAAATCCGCTGACGTGATCGCCGTCGACTTGTCTAACTTAAACCTGCGGCCAATCTACAACCCGATTTACACACTGGTTTATGGCGCCCATCGTGACGATGTCAGCGATGTATGGGTTGCCGGCCAGGCGCTGCTGCGCAATCGCGATCACCTGACGATTGATACCAAGGCCTTGAAAACCCGTATTCAGCAGTGGCAGAACCGCATTATGGAGACGCTCAATGAGCAACGTTGA
- a CDS encoding HAD family hydrolase — protein MNTYLPLQGVLFDLDGTLLDTSQDMASALNKLLLEQGREALPYAKIRGQVSHGARGLLQLGFGVSPNDEQFIPLRDRFLDLYEADLVRDTKLFDGLGEVLDWCEQENLRWGIVTNKPGHLTRAVIKALNLWDRTACIVSGDCLPRRKPHPDTLLLGAEQAQLNPKACCYVGDAERDIQAGKNAGMRTVCALWGFLSEEDSPADWLADISLNHPMELKPVLERWRHGD, from the coding sequence ATGAATACCTATCTGCCTTTGCAAGGCGTGCTGTTTGATTTGGACGGCACGCTGCTCGATACCTCGCAAGACATGGCGTCGGCGCTAAACAAACTGTTACTCGAACAAGGCCGCGAAGCCCTGCCCTACGCGAAAATTCGCGGTCAGGTTTCTCATGGTGCGCGCGGCCTGTTGCAACTTGGTTTCGGTGTCAGTCCGAATGACGAGCAATTCATTCCGCTACGCGATCGCTTTCTCGATTTGTATGAAGCCGATTTGGTGCGCGATACCAAACTGTTCGACGGTTTGGGCGAAGTGCTCGACTGGTGCGAACAGGAAAATCTGCGCTGGGGTATTGTCACCAATAAACCTGGCCATTTGACTCGCGCGGTGATCAAAGCCCTGAATCTTTGGGATCGCACCGCCTGCATCGTTTCCGGTGATTGTCTGCCACGTCGCAAACCGCATCCGGATACCTTGTTGCTCGGTGCCGAACAAGCGCAGCTGAATCCAAAAGCCTGCTGCTATGTCGGCGATGCCGAGCGTGATATCCAGGCCGGCAAAAACGCCGGCATGCGCACCGTTTGCGCGCTCTGGGGATTCTTGTCAGAAGAAGACAGTCCGGCTGATTGGCTAGCCGATATCAGCCTCAATCATCCGATGGAATTGAAACCGGTGCTGGAGCGCTGGCGTCATGGCGACTGA
- a CDS encoding D-hexose-6-phosphate mutarotase, protein MATEIFNFQALQNLTQIRVLDQNAAFPLIEMQCGDSQATVSLYGGQVLSYQNSRRIVLWPNRHAVFKTGKAIRAGIPICWPWFGPHTDATKPAHGFARTQFWQIESASENAHLSKLVLRLTENTETLALWPHHFQLRLVIQLDETSLKLMLQIHNTGDKAFEFSGALHSYFQISDIAAVAVHDLEQVSYRDQLNGKTDRAKAPIRFDSETDRIYQTEKARVTLRDNGQEDERKDTLPAATQINSFGHNAVVVWNPWQNKAASMNDIAPDHWRHFVCVETAVDPQKPVMVPAGKTALLGVEIHDVSI, encoded by the coding sequence ATGGCGACTGAAATATTCAATTTTCAAGCACTGCAAAACCTGACACAGATCCGTGTGTTGGATCAGAACGCTGCTTTTCCTCTTATCGAAATGCAGTGCGGTGATTCGCAGGCAACCGTTTCGCTGTATGGCGGTCAGGTGCTTTCCTATCAAAACAGCCGTCGTATTGTACTGTGGCCGAACCGCCATGCCGTGTTCAAAACGGGCAAGGCGATTCGTGCCGGCATTCCGATTTGCTGGCCGTGGTTTGGCCCGCATACGGATGCCACAAAGCCCGCGCACGGTTTTGCCCGTACCCAGTTTTGGCAAATTGAAAGCGCCAGCGAAAATGCCCATTTGAGTAAGCTGGTGTTGCGTTTGACCGAGAACACCGAAACGCTGGCGCTGTGGCCTCATCACTTTCAGTTGCGCCTGGTCATTCAGCTGGATGAAACCTCACTGAAACTGATGCTGCAAATCCACAATACCGGTGACAAGGCTTTCGAATTTTCTGGGGCGTTACACAGTTATTTTCAGATCAGCGATATCGCTGCTGTTGCCGTTCACGATCTGGAGCAAGTCAGTTATCGCGATCAGCTCAATGGCAAGACCGACCGTGCCAAAGCGCCAATTCGTTTCGACAGCGAAACCGATCGCATCTACCAGACTGAGAAAGCGCGGGTAACCCTGCGCGACAATGGGCAAGAAGATGAGCGCAAGGACACGCTACCGGCTGCCACGCAAATCAATTCGTTTGGTCACAATGCCGTCGTCGTTTGGAATCCTTGGCAAAACAAAGCGGCCAGCATGAACGATATCGCGCCCGATCACTGGCGTCATTTTGTCTGCGTTGAAACCGCTGTTGATCCGCAAAAACCGGTGATGGTACCCGCCGGTAAAACCGCGCTACTGGGCGTTGAAATCCACGATGTCAGCATTTGA
- a CDS encoding DUF5992 family protein encodes MKIFVIGTCLGLLFCVSVAQAAGQYIVSNARLTKVGNTSGNGPSFWVVAVDGVGQCITQSMQTNIYFPEQYAGNKEIFNRAYSTALAAIASGRRVNIYNYTDGACDKAVAIELIAE; translated from the coding sequence ATGAAAATATTTGTCATTGGGACCTGTTTAGGTCTGTTGTTTTGCGTGTCAGTCGCACAGGCTGCAGGCCAGTATATTGTAAGCAATGCGCGGCTGACTAAAGTTGGCAATACATCAGGAAATGGACCCAGCTTTTGGGTTGTAGCCGTAGATGGTGTTGGCCAATGCATTACGCAAAGCATGCAGACGAACATTTACTTTCCAGAGCAATACGCAGGAAATAAAGAGATTTTTAACCGGGCCTATTCAACGGCGCTAGCTGCGATTGCTAGTGGGCGCCGTGTCAATATTTACAACTATACGGACGGCGCTTGCGACAAAGCCGTGGCTATTGAATTAATTGCGGAGTAA
- the serC gene encoding 3-phosphoserine/phosphohydroxythreonine transaminase: protein MRKYNFCAGPAAMPEEVLKRAQHELLDWQGRGCSVMEISHRSDAYVALAQSAERKLRQLMNISDDYAVLFCHGSATHQFSMIPLNLLPETGKADYLNTGIWSDKAVKEAKRFGAVNEIKALVNQNGQFTVTEPASWNLTDNAAYFHYCPNETIGGVEFSDIPVRGRTLVADMSSCILSKPIDVNQFGLIYAGAQKNIGPAGMTITIIRKDLMGKARPQTPVLFDYQVLADNASMYNTPPTWAWYLADLVFDWLLEQGGVPAMAVHNAEKARKLYACIDGNPFYRNPIDPKFRSRMNVPFVLADESLNTKFLAESEQAGLLALAGHRSVGGMRASIYNAMPMAGVDALIAFMTDFAQRHG from the coding sequence ATGCGTAAATACAATTTCTGTGCAGGCCCGGCCGCAATGCCGGAAGAAGTATTAAAGCGGGCGCAACACGAACTGCTCGACTGGCAGGGCCGTGGTTGCTCGGTGATGGAAATCTCGCATCGCTCCGATGCCTATGTTGCGCTGGCGCAATCGGCTGAGCGCAAGCTGCGCCAATTGATGAATATTTCTGACGATTACGCGGTGCTGTTTTGCCATGGTTCGGCGACGCATCAGTTCTCGATGATTCCGCTGAACCTGCTGCCAGAAACCGGTAAAGCCGATTATCTGAATACCGGCATCTGGTCCGATAAAGCGGTCAAGGAAGCCAAGCGTTTTGGTGCCGTCAATGAAATCAAAGCCTTAGTCAATCAGAACGGGCAATTCACGGTGACTGAGCCGGCGTCGTGGAATTTGACCGACAACGCCGCCTATTTCCATTACTGCCCGAACGAAACCATCGGTGGTGTCGAGTTCAGCGATATTCCGGTACGCGGGCGCACGTTGGTCGCCGATATGTCGAGCTGTATTCTGTCGAAGCCGATTGACGTCAATCAGTTCGGCTTGATTTACGCCGGTGCGCAAAAAAATATCGGCCCGGCCGGCATGACCATTACCATTATCCGCAAAGACTTGATGGGCAAGGCCCGGCCGCAAACGCCAGTATTGTTTGATTACCAAGTGCTGGCCGACAACGCCAGCATGTACAACACGCCGCCGACTTGGGCTTGGTACTTGGCCGATCTGGTATTCGATTGGTTGCTTGAACAGGGCGGAGTACCGGCAATGGCAGTTCATAACGCCGAAAAAGCCCGCAAGCTTTACGCCTGTATCGATGGTAATCCGTTCTATCGTAATCCGATTGATCCGAAATTTCGCTCGAGGATGAACGTGCCGTTCGTACTGGCCGATGAATCGTTGAACACGAAATTCCTCGCAGAATCCGAACAAGCCGGACTGTTGGCCTTGGCTGGTCACCGTTCGGTTGGCGGCATGCGTGCAAGCATTTACAACGCGATGCCAATGGCCGGTGTTGATGCGCTGATTGCCTTCATGACCGATTTTGCCCAGCGCCACGGGTGA
- the hisC gene encoding histidinol-phosphate transaminase encodes MSANFSKRAVSGVRNLHPYQPGKPISELERELGLSHIVKLASNENPLGISARAKAAIEKALKEVTFYPDANGFYLKQALANLLHVAMEQITLGNGSNDVLDMLVRTFVEPGDQVVCAEHCFIAFPISAQAQGADITTVPAKDFGHDLPAMQAAVNEHTKLVYLVNPNNPTGTWLRERELKTFLQSLPSEVIVVYDEAYFEYACGTPEYPNAIKLLSEFPNLVVLRTFSKAYGLAALRLGFAVSNADIADLLNRVRQPFNCNSLALAAGVAVLEDKEYLDNAVEVNRAGLMQLADGLQKLGLSPIPSLGNFLCVDLQRPARPIYEALLKEGVIVRPIGNYGLPNHVRISVGLSEHNTRCLEALAKVLA; translated from the coding sequence GTGTCAGCCAACTTTTCCAAGCGCGCCGTCAGCGGTGTGCGCAACCTGCATCCATATCAGCCGGGCAAACCAATCAGTGAATTGGAACGCGAGCTGGGCCTGAGTCATATCGTCAAACTGGCCAGCAATGAGAATCCGCTCGGCATTTCGGCAAGAGCCAAAGCCGCGATTGAAAAAGCGCTGAAAGAGGTGACATTTTACCCGGACGCCAATGGTTTTTATTTGAAGCAGGCGTTGGCCAATCTGCTCCACGTTGCCATGGAGCAGATCACGCTTGGCAATGGCTCCAATGATGTGCTCGACATGTTGGTGCGCACTTTTGTTGAGCCTGGCGATCAGGTGGTGTGTGCCGAGCATTGCTTTATCGCGTTTCCGATTAGCGCGCAGGCGCAGGGAGCTGATATCACCACCGTTCCGGCCAAGGATTTCGGCCATGATTTGCCGGCGATGCAGGCCGCTGTCAATGAACACACCAAGCTCGTTTATCTGGTAAATCCAAACAATCCAACCGGTACCTGGCTGCGCGAACGCGAGCTGAAAACGTTTCTGCAAAGCCTTCCGTCGGAAGTCATCGTCGTTTACGACGAAGCGTATTTCGAATACGCCTGCGGGACGCCGGAATATCCGAATGCGATCAAACTGCTTAGCGAATTTCCGAATCTGGTTGTGCTGCGCACGTTTTCAAAAGCCTACGGACTCGCTGCATTGCGACTCGGTTTTGCTGTGTCGAATGCGGATATCGCCGATTTGTTGAACCGGGTCAGGCAACCGTTTAATTGCAACAGTCTGGCGCTGGCTGCCGGTGTTGCCGTGCTCGAAGACAAGGAATACCTCGACAATGCTGTCGAAGTAAATCGCGCCGGCTTGATGCAGTTAGCTGATGGTTTGCAGAAGCTGGGGTTGTCGCCGATTCCGTCGCTAGGCAATTTCCTCTGTGTCGATTTGCAGCGTCCGGCCCGGCCGATTTATGAAGCGTTGTTGAAGGAAGGGGTTATCGTCCGGCCAATCGGCAACTATGGTCTTCCGAACCACGTCCGTATCAGCGTTGGCTTGTCTGAACACAACACCCGTTGTCTGGAGGCTCTGGCCAAAGTGCTGGCTTGA